A region from the Lates calcarifer isolate ASB-BC8 linkage group LG2, TLL_Latcal_v3, whole genome shotgun sequence genome encodes:
- the LOC108897697 gene encoding tyrosine-protein kinase CSK — protein sequence MSGIHAPWSTGTECVAKYNFQTANEQDLPFCKGDVLTIIGVTRDPNWYRARNTVGREGTIPANYVQKREGVKSGGKLSLMPWFHGKITREQAERLLYPPETGLFLVRESTNYPGDYTLCVSCDGKVEHYRIIYHNGKLTIDEEEYFENLMQLVEHYTKDADGLCTRLIKPKLMEGTVAAQDEFSRSGWALNRKELKLIQTIGKGEFGDVMVGDYRGTKVAVKCIKNDATAQAFIAEASVMTQLRHNNLVQLLGVIVEERGSLYIVTEYMAKGSLVDYLRSRGRTVLGGDCLLKFSLDVCEAMEYLEANNFVHRDLAARNVLVSDDNIAKVSDFGLTKEASSIQDTAKLPVKWTSPEALREKRFSTKSDVWSYGILLWEIYSFGRVPYPRIPLKEVVPRVEKGYKMDAPDGCPPVVYDLMKQCWTLDPVVRPSFRMLREKLQHIRAKELYL from the exons GCGCCATGGTCGACTGGCACAGAGTGTGTAGCCAAGTACAACTTCCAGACTGCCAACGAACAGGACCTGCCCTTCTGTAAAGGAGATGTACTGACCATCATCGGAGTCACCAGG GATCCCAACTGGTACAGAGCGAGGAACACGGTGGGCAGAGAGGGCACCATCCCAGCTAACTATGTCCAGAAAAGGGAAGGAGTTAAGTCAGGAGGGAAACTCAGTCTTATGCC GTGGTTCCACGGGAAGATAACTCGGGAGCAGGCCGAGCGGCTCCTCTATCCCCCGGAGACGGGCTTGTTCCTGGTGAGGGAGAGCACCAACTACCCTGGCGATTACACCCTGTGCGTCAGCTGCGATGGCAAGGTGGAGCACTACCGCATCATCTACCACAACGGCAAGCTCACCATCGACGAGGAGGAGTACTTTGAGAACCTCATGCAGCTGGTGGAG CATTACACCAAAGATGCCGATGGCCTTTGCACCAGGCTGATTAAACCCAAGTTGATGGAGGGAACAGTGGCAGCACAAGACGAGTTCTCCAGGA GCGGCTGGGCCTTGAACAGAAAGGAGCTGAAACTGATCCAGACCATTGGCAAAGGGGAGTTTGGAG ACGTGATGGTCGGAGACTACAGAGGGACCAAGGTGGCGGTCAAGTGTATCAAAAATGACGCCACAGCGCAGGCTTTCATCGCTGAGGCTTCTGTCATGAC GCAACTGAGGCACAACAACCTGGTGCAGTTGCTAGGGGTAATTGTCGAGGAGAGGGGCAGTCTCTACATCGTTACAGAGTACATGGCCAAG GGCAGCCTAGTGGACTACCTGCGCTCTCGAGGACGGACCGTGCTGGGTGGAGACTGCTTACTCAAGTTCTCGCT CGACGTGTGTGAAGCCATGGAGTACCTGGAGGCCAACAACTTCGTCCACAGAGACCTGGCAGCTCGTAATGTGCTGGTGTCCGACGACAACATCGCCAAGGTCAGCGACTTTGGCCTCACCAAGGAGGCCTCCTCCATACAGGATACTGCCAAGCTGCCCGTCAAATGGACCTCCCCTGAAGCACTAAGAGAGAAG CGGTTTTCCACCAAGTCGGATGTGTGGAGTTACGGAATCCTACTTTGGGAGATCTACTCCTTTGGGCGCGTGCCTTACCCTAGAATT CCGCTGAAAGAGGTGGTGCCGCGGGTAGAGAAGGGGTACAAGATGGACGCCCCAGACGGCTGCCCGCCCGTGGTGTACGACCTGATGAAGCAGTGCTGGACCCTGGACCCCGTGGTGCGGCCCTCCTTCCGCATGCTGAGGGAGAAGCTGCAGCATATCAGAGCTAAGGAGCTCTACCTGTGA